A window of the Loxodonta africana isolate mLoxAfr1 chromosome 3, mLoxAfr1.hap2, whole genome shotgun sequence genome harbors these coding sequences:
- the PRAM1 gene encoding PML-RARA-regulated adapter molecule 1 — protein sequence MPPGGRAGTAPPHLLSPACHTHRPLAPLPTSHQLAFDHFHHHNQIRHPGQVLCQLVCPSPLASQCDREVWVRAGKQLVGKRCPIGGSSQGWIPLGPFSLEAEGPQGLALTAPTPESWPEQKPQSFPEGSSPARVPRAPARHLPAAMEGHQDFRSLQAKFQASQPEPSELPKKPPKLEFNKLPKFPQPVPGEHPKKASQPEFTDHPRKPSQPEFSAGPKKASQPEFPDHPKKPSQPEFSAGPKKASQPEFTDYPRKPLKPEFIAGPKKASQAEFTDHPRKPLQPEFSAGPKKASQPEFTDHPKMPSQPEFNAGPKKASQPEFTDHPRKPSQPEFSAGPKKLPPLEACPFPKKPEFSEASRKPLQLEPSKPSSEPKSTAFPRKPWPPESSEAAPKPPQPEFGTFPKKPESGVYPRKPPQPQLSGLPKKPLLQPEFTEVPQTLPSRLEPGEPHPHPSKPALGASPKKGPQPQLGECARMSPEPEFGDLTRTASEPEFGVFPKKPQQPEFQALIKKAPQAELGTLPRTASEPEFGLLPKKFPQPEGHGLTRKFSQAEAGSLPRKRTQAGFFSDLSRKPLLPSSVSESSLPTAVGGTSPRFPLGPGFGPRPAGQGRPGGLAYSGGVRLGLGPGHPPRRRPLPPASSLGPPPPKPPLPPGPPDIQSFRRPSMAAATALHKSHSFTGINFQARQPKAISQEPEGIYELYDDVEQEDSSPSPGSRDEVAAPQQARKRPPQDPEPRKEKAPQPQQLPPVDQKTLKQMRKAEKAEREFRKKFKFEGEIVIQTKMMIDPNAKTRRGGGKHLGIRRGEILEVIEFTNKDEMLCRDTKGKYGYVPRIALLPLETEVYDDVGFWDPLASQLPPRGQ from the exons atgCCCCCTGGTGGCCGTGCCGGGACCGCGCCCCCACACCTGCTTTCCCCGGCCTGCCACACGCACCGCCCGCTGGCTCCCCTGCCCACGAGTCACCAGCT GGCATTTGACCACTTCCATCACCACAACCAAATCCGCCACCCtggccaggtcctgtgccagctTGTCTGCCCTAGCCCTCTAGCCTCGCAGTGTGACAGGGAAGTCTGGGTCCGAGCTGGGAAGCAGCTGGTGGGGAAGC gatGCCCCATCGGAGGCTCCAGCCAGGGCTGGATTCCCCTGGGGCCTTTCTCTCTGGAGGCAGAAGGCCCCCAAGGCCTGGCACTGA CAGCCCCCACCCCTGAGAGCTGGCCAGAGCAGAAGCCACAGTCATTTCCTGAAGGCAGCAGCCCGGCGCGGGTCCCACGCGCCCCAGCCCGTCACCTGCCTGCAGCCATG GAGGGCCATCAGGACTTCCGGAGCCTCCAAGCAAAGTTCCAGGCCTCTCAGCCCGAGCCCAGTGAACTCCCCAAGAAACCTCCGAAGCTTGAGTTCAACAAACTGCCCAAGTTTCCACAGCCTGTGCCAGGCGAGCACCCCAAGAAGGCCTCACAGCCCGAATTCACTGATCACCCCAGGAAGCCCTCGCAGCCTGAGTTCAGTGCGGGCCCTAAGAAGGCCTCGCAGCCTGAGTTCCCTGATCACCCCAAGAAGCCCTCGCAGCCCGAGTTCAGTGCAGGCCCCAAGAAGGCCTCACAGCCTGAGTTCACCGATTACCCCAGGAAGCCCTTGAAGCCCGAGTTCATTGCGGGCCCTAAAAAGGCCTCGCAGGCCGAGTTCACTGATCACCCCAGGAAGCCCTTGCAGCCAGAGTTCAGTGCAGGCCCTAAGAAGGCCTCGCAACCTGAGTTCACTGATCACCCCAAGATGCCCTCACAGCCTGAGTTCAATGCAGGCCCTAAGAAGGCCTCTCAGCCCGAGTTCACCGACCACCCCAGGAAGCCCTCACAGCCGGAGTTCAGCGCAGGCCCTAAAAAGTTGCCCCCACTTGAGGCCTGTCCATTTCCCAAGAAGCCCGAGTTCAGCGAGGCCTCTCGGAAGCCCCTGCAGCTGGAGCCCAGCAAGCCATCCTCAGAGCCCAAGTCCACTGCATTCCCCAGGAAGCCCTGGCCGCCGGAGTCCAGCGAGGCTGCCCCAAAGCCCCCACAGCCCGAGTTCGGGACCTTTCCCAAGAAGCCTGAGTCTGGGGTGTACCCCCGGAAGCCCCCGCAGCCTCAACTCAGTGGCCTCCCTAAGAAGCCCCTGCTGCAGCCTGAGTTCACTGAGGTCCCGCAGACACTGCCCTCGAGGCTGGAGCCCGGGGAGCCACACCCCCATCCCTCAAAGCCCGCGTTAGGTGCCTCTCCCAAAAAGGGTCCGCAGCCTCAGCTGGGTGAGTGCGCCAGGATGTCCCCAGAGCCTGAGTTCGGTGATCTTACGAGGACGGCCTCGGAGCCCGAGTTTGGTGTGTTTCCCAAGAAGCCGCAGCAGCCGGAGTTCCAGGCACTGATCAAGAAGGCCCCACAGGCTGAGCTGGGCACCCTGCCCAGGACGGCCTCGGAGCCTGAGTTCGGCTTGCTGCCCAAGAAGTTTCCGCAGCCCGAAGGCCATGGGCTGACCCGCAAGTTCTCGCAGGCCGAGGCTGGTAGCCTGCCTCGGAAGCGCACACAGGCTGGGTTCTTCAGTGACCTCTCTCGAAAGCCTCTGCTCCCCAGCTCAGTCTCGGAGAGCTCGCTGCCCACCGCTGTGGGGGGCACCAGCCCCAGGTTCCCACTCGGCCCTGGGTTTGGACCCCGTCCAGCAGGGCAGGGCCGGCCAGGGGGCCTTGCTTACAGTGGAGGCGTGAGGTTAGGCCTTGGGCCCGGCCACCCACCCCGGCGCAGGCCTCTGCCCCCTGCCAGCAGCCTGGGACCCCCTCCTCCCAAGCCCCCACTGCCCCCAGGGCCCCCGGATATCCAGAGTTTTCGGAGACCCTCAATGGCAGCAGCCACAG CCCTGCACAAGAGCCACTCCTTCACTGGGATCAACTTCCAGGCCCGGCAGCCCAAAGCCATCTCACA GGAGCCAGAAGGGATCTATGAGCTCTATGACGACGTGGAGCAAGAGGACTCCAGCCCCAGCCCAGGGAGCAGAG ATGAAGTGGCGGCTCCACAGCAGGCCCGCAAGAGGCCTCCACAGGACCCAGAGCCCAG GAAGGAGAAAGCCCCCCAGCCACAGCAGTTGCCACCCGTGGACCAGAAGACCCTGAAGCAGATGAGGAAAGCGGAGAAGGCGGAGAGGGAATTCCGGAAGAAGTTCAAG TTTGAGGGGGAGATCGTGATTCAGACAAAGATGATGATCGACCCCAACGCCAAGACCCGCCGTGGGGGTGGCAAGCACCTGGGAATCCGGCGCGGGGAGATCCTGGAGGTGATCGAGTTCACCAACAAGGATGAGATGCTGTGTCGAGACACCAAGGGCAAAT ATGGTTACGTGCCCAGGATAGCTCTGCTCCCCCT GGAAACGGAGGTATATGACGACGTCGGCTTCTGGG ACCCTCTGGCGAGTCAGCTACCACCCCGAGGACAGTAA